A single window of Streptomyces sudanensis DNA harbors:
- a CDS encoding NADH-quinone oxidoreductase subunit B: MDVTPGAGTAGVPAEPVPLPEPQRLGLLSRLAPEPMKVVLNWGRRYSLWVFNFGLACCAIEFIAASMARHDFIRLGVIPFAPGPRQADLMIVSGTVTDKMAPAVRRLYEQMPEPKYVISFGACSNCGGPYWDSYSVTKGVDQIIPVDVYVPGCPPRPEALLQGILKLQEKIARESLDERYGRGASRPSAAALRSGPVAPPPAPGGGAE, encoded by the coding sequence ATGGACGTGACTCCCGGAGCCGGCACCGCCGGCGTGCCCGCCGAGCCCGTGCCGCTGCCCGAGCCGCAGCGGCTGGGCCTGCTGTCCCGACTGGCGCCCGAGCCGATGAAGGTGGTCCTGAACTGGGGCCGCCGCTACAGCCTGTGGGTCTTCAACTTCGGGCTGGCCTGCTGCGCCATCGAGTTCATCGCCGCGTCGATGGCCCGCCACGACTTCATCCGGCTCGGCGTGATCCCCTTCGCGCCGGGCCCGCGCCAGGCCGACCTGATGATCGTGTCCGGCACGGTCACCGACAAGATGGCGCCCGCCGTGCGCCGCCTGTACGAGCAGATGCCGGAACCGAAGTACGTGATCTCCTTCGGCGCCTGCTCCAACTGCGGCGGGCCCTACTGGGACTCGTACTCCGTCACCAAGGGCGTCGACCAGATCATCCCGGTCGACGTGTACGTGCCGGGCTGCCCGCCGCGGCCGGAGGCGCTCCTCCAGGGCATCCTCAAGCTCCAGGAGAAGATCGCCCGCGAGTCGCTGGACGAGCGGTACGGCCGGGGGGCGTCCCGGCCCTCCGCCGCCGCCCTGCGCAGCGGCCCGGTCGCCCCGCCGCCCGCCCCCGGGGGCGGTGCGGAGTGA
- a CDS encoding NADH-quinone oxidoreductase subunit A, whose translation MPERTGLAADYFQGYSAVGLLAVLGVLFVAAAFAAGRLLRPVVPTPEKLLTYECGVDPVGEGWAHTQVRYYVYAFLYVIFAVDSIFLFPWATVFAEAGYGAATLVEMFVFLGFLAVGLLYAYKKGVLTWT comes from the coding sequence GTGCCGGAACGGACCGGGCTCGCGGCCGACTACTTCCAGGGCTACTCGGCCGTCGGACTCCTCGCCGTCCTCGGCGTGCTCTTCGTGGCCGCCGCCTTCGCGGCCGGGCGGCTGCTCCGCCCCGTCGTGCCGACGCCGGAGAAGCTCCTGACGTACGAGTGCGGCGTCGACCCGGTGGGGGAGGGCTGGGCCCACACCCAGGTCCGCTACTACGTCTACGCCTTCCTCTACGTGATCTTCGCGGTCGACTCGATCTTCCTCTTCCCGTGGGCGACCGTCTTCGCCGAGGCGGGGTACGGAGCGGCCACACTGGTGGAGATGTTCGTCTTCCTCGGCTTCCTCGCCGTGGGACTGCTCTACGCGTACAAGAAGGGCGTCCTGACATGGACGTGA